A single genomic interval of Primulina huaijiensis isolate GDHJ02 chromosome 7, ASM1229523v2, whole genome shotgun sequence harbors:
- the LOC140980921 gene encoding BTB/POZ domain-containing protein At1g63850-like encodes MAATTTHIKVQTQPIKPKRRRHRETTITTTPPTGCAGLDSTPSSNTSTPYTTQKLYQSPQLDTPIGVSPGNSWCCSASKPPHPPPSPPVEATPTSSLVSYPFPPSSPIDLKFRHSPSTMDSYTITNTVNGSANPAADNFPSSFSKFNSALTAGLLNPMSPPPFVDKTRSSPTLFEMMSNEPDCHLKASTFVPNGVVPAENPQSSKLSANPPPQDKQSLMQRRLLDLLASRSPGNQFNDVGTGDVKLTLSSKDGVSVTMSVHRQILVAHSRFFALKLNEKWVRQQRSMGPYIVEIADCDDIEVYIESLRLMYCKDLRKKLMREDVSRVLGILKVSAAIGFDAGVLSCLEYLEAAPWAEDEEEKVASLLSELCLEGVGAVEVLKRVSVDVTTGVEYGNDNEDVLLKLLHVVLEGKDEKARREMKILVSKMLRENSSHTDLRKESLYSACDGCLNFLRQYFLKAAEEATQNVDQIARQADNLHWLLDILIDRQIAEEFLKTWALQSELGEAHSKVPVIHRYEVSRVTARLFVGIGKGQLLASKDIRCMLLQTWLVPFYDDFGWMRRASKGLDRHLIEDGLSNTILTLPMPWQQEIFLSWFNRFLNAGDDCPNIQRGFEVWWRRAFWRRNGEPERPRQMRIVTASIENS; translated from the exons ATGGCAGCTACCACCACTCATATCAAAGTTCAAACCCAACCCATCAAACCCAAGCGCCGCCGCCACCGTGAGACTACCATCACCACCACTCCTCCCACGGGTTGCGCCGGTTTAGACTCGACACCTTCATCTAATACATCCACCCCTTATACAACCCAAAAACTTTATCAAAGCCCCCAGCTTGACACTCCCATTGGAGTTTCTCCAGGCAATTCTTGGTGTTGCTCAGCCTCCAAACCGCCACATCCGCCACCTTCACCGCCGGTTGAAGCCACGCCTACGTCATCACTAGTGTCGTATCCCTTTCCACCTTCTTCTCccatagatctcaaatttcggCACTCACCCTCCACCATGGACTCCTACACCATAACGAACACCGTCAATGGCAGTGCCAACCCCGCGGCAGATAATTTTCCGTCATCGTTCAGTAAATTCAACTCCGCACTTACCGCTGGCCTTCTCAATCCAATGTCACCCCCTCCGTTTGTGGATAAAACCCGTTCAAGCCCAACCCTTTTCGAAATGATGTCCAATGAACCCGATTGCCACCTCAAAGCCTCAACCTTTGTGCCCAATGGTGTCGTTCCGGCTGAGAATCCCCAAAGCTCGAAGCTTTCCGCAAACCCACCGCCCCAAGACAAGCAGTCGCTAATGCAGCGGCGTTTATTGGATCTTCTGGCTTCGAGGAGCCCCGGAAACCAGTTTAATGATGTGGGTACTGGCGATGTGAAGTTGACATTAAGTTCCAAGGATGGGGTTAGCGTCACTATGAGTGTACATAGACAGATCCTTGTGGCTCATAGCAGATTTTTTGCTTTGAAATTGAATGAGAAGTGGGTTAGGCAGCAGCGCAGTATGGGGCCATACATTGTGGAGATAGCGGATTGTGATGATATTGAAGTTTATATTGAGAGTCTTAGGCTAATGTATTGTAAGGATTTGAGGAAGAAACTGATGAGGGAAGATGTTTCACGAGTATTGGGTATTCTCAAG GTCTCAGCAGCAATTGGATTTGATGCGGGCGTGTTGTCTTGCTTAGAGTACTTAGAAGCTGCTCCATGGgcagaagatgaagaagagaAGGTAGCTTCTTTGTTATCAGAGCTTTGTCTCGAAGGAGTTGGAGCTGTGGAAGTTTTGAAGAGGGTTTCTGTTGATGTTACCACAGGGGTAGAATAcggaaatgataatgaagacGTGCTTCTCAAGCTCTTGCACGTAGTTCTTGAAGGAAAAGATGAGAAAGCCAGGAGAGAGATGAAAATTTTGGTTTCCAAAATGCTTCGTGAGAATTCATCCCACACGGATTTGAGAAAGGAGTCGTTATACTCGGCTTGTGACGGGTGCCTGAACTTTCTTCGGCAATATTTTCTGAAAGCCGCAGAAGAAGCGACGCAGAATGTAGACCAGATAGCAAGACAGGCTGATAATTTGCATTGGCTTTTGGATATATTGATTGATAGACAGATTGCTGAGGAGTTTTTGAAGACATGGGCATTACAGTCTGAGTTAGGCGAGGCTCATTCAAAAGTGCCTGTCATTCACCGATACGAAGTTAGCAGAGTTACGGCCAGACTTTTTGTTGGGATCGGCAAGGGGCAGCTATTGGCCTCAAAAGACATCAGGTGCATGCTTTTGCAGACATGGTTGGTGCCATTTTACGATGATTTTGGATGGATGCGGAGGGCATCCAAGGGTCTTGATCGACATTTAATTGAAGATGGTCTTAGCAACACAATATTAACTCTGCCAATGCCCTGGCAGCAAGAGATTTTTCTGTCATGGTTCAATCGTTTCCTTAATGCTGGTGACGACTGTCCAAATATACAGAGAGGATTTGAAGTTTGGTGGAGAAGGGCTTTTTGGAGACGAAATGGAGAGCCTGAAAGACCTCGACAAATGCGTATCGTAACTGCTTCAATAGAGAACTCTTGA
- the LOC140980223 gene encoding homeobox protein BEL1 homolog isoform X1, translated as MYKFCMADSIGNQNLQAHLVNQLQGFELNPEIYNLSSSGMGLIGFPSKNLNQENSLVFWNGFSNKFGNHVGSPSSFLKGINGSDSSSESSKHGLTGITDSSMVSPEKSFVDFSSLRCVFPCEGNERPDKGLSLSLNSSNPSSSMGLQYSFGIRQEADLRFDPSSSRSVNIHRQKHCMMPDNFQFGNSKFLGPTQELLNELCNLGTNKAENSKQKIQKTSERQNVMSTQSLHALDHLELQKRTTKLLQMLQESFWVVGLQVDRRYKYYYDQMKAVVSSFEAVAGNGAASVYSALASRAMSKYFRCLKYGIVSQMKAIEKAMGDKNSAATGTSKGETPRLRLLDQALRQQRAFQQTSMMENHPWRPQRGLPENSVSVLRAWLFQHFLHPYPNDTDKVTLARQTGLSKSQVSNWFINARVRLWKPMVEEMYLEEFKEHHDGVHGAENEEFLNKKLSRNEDQKPTHDQLVRIHSESLSSILKDPEKNGEKSKKTLETEVKNLCFGGVGDSFGAIELDFPSYPHHSAAAGGGFPPVSYGGCGGGGGVSLTLGLYQHGLQSSFFDPRYDMEDCQTVQYSILEGQNQNLPYRNVTGEHLLHDLAG; from the exons ATGTATAAGTTCTGTATGGCTGATTCAATTGGGAATCAAAATCTGCAGGCTCATTTAGTGAATCAGTTGCAAGGTTTTGAGCTCAATCCAGAGATCTACAATTTGAGTTCTTCAGGCATGGGATTAATAGGGTTTCCTTCGAAGAATCTGAACCAAGAAAACAGCCTAGTTTTCTGGAATGGGTTCTCGAACAAGTTTGGAAACCATGTGGGTTCACCTTCTTCTTTTTTGAAAGGAATTAACGGGTCCGATAGTTCTAGTGAATCCTCTAAGCATGGTTTAACTGGGATTACTGATTCTTCAATGGTTTCACCAGAGAAATCTTTTGTGGATTTTTCATCTTTGAGATGTGTTTTCCCATGTGAAGGTAATGAAAGGCCAGACAAAGGTCTTTCACTCTCTCTCAATTCATCAAATCCTTCGAGTAGTATGGGCCTGCAATATTCTTTCGGAATCAGACAAGAAGCTGATTTAAGATTTGATCCATCAAGTTCTAGGTCAGTTAATATACATCGACAAAAACACTGTATGATGCCAGACAACTTTCAGTTTGGAAATTCAAAGTTTCTGGGGCCTACACAAGAGCTTCTGAACGAGCTCTGTAATCTCGGAACAAATAAAGCTGAGAACTCCAAGCAAAAGATTCAGAAAACCAGTGAGCGGCAAAATGTCATGTCAACGCAATCACTTCATGCTCTTGACCACTTGGAATTGCAGAAACGAACGACCAAGTTGCTTCAAATGCTTCAAGag AGTTTTTGGGTGGTGGGGTTACAGGTGGATAGAAGGTACAAGTATTACTATGATCAAATGAAGGCTGTGGTATCATCATTTGAAGCAGTGGCTGGGAATGGAGCTGCGAGTGTTTATTCAGCCTTAGCGTCAAGAGCTATGTCAAAATACTTTAGATGCCTAAAATATGGAATTGTGAGTCAAATGAAGGCAATAGAGAAGGCCATGGGAGACAAAAATTCTGCAGCAACAGGCACAAGTAAAGGGGAAACACCAAGATTAAGACTTCTTGATCAAGCTTTGAGGCAACAGAGAGCATTCCAGCAAACGAGCATGATGGAAAACCATCCGTGGAGGCCACAACGAGGCCTGCCCGAGAATTCGGTTTCTGTTCTTCGTGCGTGGCTTTTCCAACACTTTCTCCATCC GTATCCAAATGATACAGATAAAGTAACTTTAGCACGCCAAACAGGTCTCTCTAAAAGCCAG GTCTCCAATTGGTTCATCAATGCTAGAGTAAGGCTATGGAAACCTATGGTGGAGGAAATGTACTTGGAAGAATTTAAAGAGCATCACGATGGCGTGCATGGCGCTGAAAATGAGGAGTTTCTGAATAAAAAACTTTCAAGGAATGAAGATCAGAAGCCAACACATGATCAGTTGGTTAGAATTCACTCGGAATCTCTATCTTCCATACTAAAGGATCCTGAGAAAAATGGTGAAAAAAGCAAGAAAACCCTTGAAACTGAAGTGAAGAATCTTTGTTTTGGTGGAGTTGGGGACTCGTTCGGTGCCATAGAATTGGACTTCCCATCATACCCTCATCACTCAGCTGCGGCCGGAGGTGGGTTCCCACCGGTCTCGTATGGCGGctgcggtggtggtggtggggtGTCTTTGACATTGGGATTATACCAGCATGGCTTACAAAGCTCATTTTTTGACCCTAGATATGATATGGAAGATTGTCAAACAGTTCAGTATTCAATCTTAGAGGGTCAAAACCAGAATTTACCCTACAGGAATGTGACGGGAGAACATTTGCTTCATGATTTGGCAGGATag
- the LOC140980223 gene encoding homeobox protein BEL1 homolog isoform X2, which produces MYKFCMADSIGNQNLQAHLVNQLQGFELNPEIYNLSSSGMGLIGFPSKNLNQENSLVFWNGFSNKFGNHVGSPSSFLKGINGSDSSSESSKHGLTGITDSSMVSPEKSFVDFSSLRCVFPCEGNERPDKGLSLSLNSSNPSSSMGLQYSFGIRQEADLRFDPSSSRSVNIHRQKHCMMPDNFQFGNSKFLGPTQELLNELCNLGTNKAENSKQKIQKTSERQNVMSTQSLHALDHLELQKRTTKLLQMLQEVDRRYKYYYDQMKAVVSSFEAVAGNGAASVYSALASRAMSKYFRCLKYGIVSQMKAIEKAMGDKNSAATGTSKGETPRLRLLDQALRQQRAFQQTSMMENHPWRPQRGLPENSVSVLRAWLFQHFLHPYPNDTDKVTLARQTGLSKSQVSNWFINARVRLWKPMVEEMYLEEFKEHHDGVHGAENEEFLNKKLSRNEDQKPTHDQLVRIHSESLSSILKDPEKNGEKSKKTLETEVKNLCFGGVGDSFGAIELDFPSYPHHSAAAGGGFPPVSYGGCGGGGGVSLTLGLYQHGLQSSFFDPRYDMEDCQTVQYSILEGQNQNLPYRNVTGEHLLHDLAG; this is translated from the exons ATGTATAAGTTCTGTATGGCTGATTCAATTGGGAATCAAAATCTGCAGGCTCATTTAGTGAATCAGTTGCAAGGTTTTGAGCTCAATCCAGAGATCTACAATTTGAGTTCTTCAGGCATGGGATTAATAGGGTTTCCTTCGAAGAATCTGAACCAAGAAAACAGCCTAGTTTTCTGGAATGGGTTCTCGAACAAGTTTGGAAACCATGTGGGTTCACCTTCTTCTTTTTTGAAAGGAATTAACGGGTCCGATAGTTCTAGTGAATCCTCTAAGCATGGTTTAACTGGGATTACTGATTCTTCAATGGTTTCACCAGAGAAATCTTTTGTGGATTTTTCATCTTTGAGATGTGTTTTCCCATGTGAAGGTAATGAAAGGCCAGACAAAGGTCTTTCACTCTCTCTCAATTCATCAAATCCTTCGAGTAGTATGGGCCTGCAATATTCTTTCGGAATCAGACAAGAAGCTGATTTAAGATTTGATCCATCAAGTTCTAGGTCAGTTAATATACATCGACAAAAACACTGTATGATGCCAGACAACTTTCAGTTTGGAAATTCAAAGTTTCTGGGGCCTACACAAGAGCTTCTGAACGAGCTCTGTAATCTCGGAACAAATAAAGCTGAGAACTCCAAGCAAAAGATTCAGAAAACCAGTGAGCGGCAAAATGTCATGTCAACGCAATCACTTCATGCTCTTGACCACTTGGAATTGCAGAAACGAACGACCAAGTTGCTTCAAATGCTTCAAGag GTGGATAGAAGGTACAAGTATTACTATGATCAAATGAAGGCTGTGGTATCATCATTTGAAGCAGTGGCTGGGAATGGAGCTGCGAGTGTTTATTCAGCCTTAGCGTCAAGAGCTATGTCAAAATACTTTAGATGCCTAAAATATGGAATTGTGAGTCAAATGAAGGCAATAGAGAAGGCCATGGGAGACAAAAATTCTGCAGCAACAGGCACAAGTAAAGGGGAAACACCAAGATTAAGACTTCTTGATCAAGCTTTGAGGCAACAGAGAGCATTCCAGCAAACGAGCATGATGGAAAACCATCCGTGGAGGCCACAACGAGGCCTGCCCGAGAATTCGGTTTCTGTTCTTCGTGCGTGGCTTTTCCAACACTTTCTCCATCC GTATCCAAATGATACAGATAAAGTAACTTTAGCACGCCAAACAGGTCTCTCTAAAAGCCAG GTCTCCAATTGGTTCATCAATGCTAGAGTAAGGCTATGGAAACCTATGGTGGAGGAAATGTACTTGGAAGAATTTAAAGAGCATCACGATGGCGTGCATGGCGCTGAAAATGAGGAGTTTCTGAATAAAAAACTTTCAAGGAATGAAGATCAGAAGCCAACACATGATCAGTTGGTTAGAATTCACTCGGAATCTCTATCTTCCATACTAAAGGATCCTGAGAAAAATGGTGAAAAAAGCAAGAAAACCCTTGAAACTGAAGTGAAGAATCTTTGTTTTGGTGGAGTTGGGGACTCGTTCGGTGCCATAGAATTGGACTTCCCATCATACCCTCATCACTCAGCTGCGGCCGGAGGTGGGTTCCCACCGGTCTCGTATGGCGGctgcggtggtggtggtggggtGTCTTTGACATTGGGATTATACCAGCATGGCTTACAAAGCTCATTTTTTGACCCTAGATATGATATGGAAGATTGTCAAACAGTTCAGTATTCAATCTTAGAGGGTCAAAACCAGAATTTACCCTACAGGAATGTGACGGGAGAACATTTGCTTCATGATTTGGCAGGATag
- the LOC140980821 gene encoding uncharacterized protein produces the protein MWTDEHIYEHGANPKVRLIELEITESVLAGVNIGRMIEEDRTDDWKAKFPGPRTEQLEKVDRNIYGSSFTGFRETLRHGIDIGRFQPPGEQSPDMNLGIVSHGLTLRVFMMSLLMHRTKEELKEFGLTDEMLADHEWQKHAEPGEVNYDCRITGASYFRDEENKTSSKINLKSELSEVPG, from the exons ATGTGGACGGACGAGCACATTTACGAGCATGGGGCCAACCCGAAGGTGAGGTTGATAGAACTGGAGATTACTGAATCTGTGCTAGCTGGTGTGAATATCGGTCGAATGATTGAAGAAGATCGGACTGATGATTGGAAAGC gaaatttcCAGGACCAAGAACAGAACAGCTGGAAAAGGTTGATAGAAATATTTACGGGAGTTCTTTTACAG GGTTCAGAGAAACTCTGCGACACGGTATTGATATTGGAAGATTTCAGCCACCTGGTGAGCAAAGTCCCGACATGAATTTGGGGATAGTTTCTCATGGGCTAACACTGAGGGTGTTCATGATGAG CTTGTTAATGCACCGCACAAAGGAAGAGTTGAAGGAATTTGGATTGACGGATGAAATGCTTGCTGACCACGAATG GCAAAAACATGCTGAGCCTGGGGAAGTAAACTACGATTGCAGGATAACTGGAGCATCCTACTTTAGagatgaagaaaataaaaccaGCTCGAAGATAAATTTGAAGTCTGAACTTTCAGAAGTACCGGGATAA